The DNA sequence TCATACATCCAACTTGTAACTTTGTCACGATTACTTTCACACTCGTCATTTGCCACTCACACCAAAATTATCTCAGTGTTCACCATTTCCAAGTTTAATATGGattacaataaaatacattacatttaccAGTTTGTAGTTTGTCCATAGGACTTACAGTACATatctttcaaaaacaaaacatttcatgagTCCACATATTAAAGATATTTTAGTCATTCTGGTTATGTTTTGATTACAGAAGGATAATTTTTTATGGGACCTTGTTTCTGTAAAAGTCATTTAAGTGCAGAGTGTTACTCATCACTGAAGAGATAAATGACTTCACTTTAACTACACTAGATCTTAATGAGGTCTCTGAGGAgcttgttggggttttggagcAGAATTATAATGACACATTTTTGTAAGCCTAAACTATATGCCCTCAGCcatttatgaaatgaaaactgAGCTATAAAGTCACACTTAACTCAATGTAGGCTATTTAAACTTGCAACATATTGCACATGAACATGAATGTAGTGATATCTACATCAAAATAAAGGTgtataaaatatttatataaatagttccaaataaatacacaatatacaaagtaacatatttacacatataCAGAATGAGGTGAGTGTCTAGTCTTTTTCATACGCTGTTTGCATCATCTCTTTAGATTCCACCTTAAAATCCTGATGACCTTCATTGTCTTAGTTTGCAAGAAATCTGGTCATAGCTTTGAAAATGGCACAGACGCCTGCCCATTTTCACCTACTTGGACTTTAAGTACACAAAAACGAGTGTTGTTCTTTAGTTACTGCCCAAAGGTCATTGGGTGGATCTGCATTATAATGACAGATGTACAATGTCCACATTAGTCCACAAGGAACATCCCCAATTTTGAGCCGCTCAGCTCCAATTTCCAGTTCTCCAGTCCCTTTGGTACAATCATCTGAGTGAACAGTTTCTCTTCATTGAGCTGGCTCACTGTCCAGCACTGTCTGCTCACAGGTGTTGAATCTGCCAAAGCCGGAAGCTTCACTTCGCAGGTGAGCTTATCGCCCACATTCACCCTGAGGATGCCTGCGttgcagttgtaggtgcaggtGAGGTTGAGCTCAATGTACATGAAGTAGGTCCCCACCTGTTTGGCCTTCAGCCAATGCTGCTCTGCATCAAACCAGAAGTTGCTTCCTACCGACCTCCCAGCAGCGTAGTGGACTGGAGCCCAGTGCATGGTGGAGTTCTTCAACTTGCCTGCAGGAGAAGACAAACACATCTAATTTAGATTATGTTTACACAGAGCAACAACAGGCTTGATAGTTACATTCTGGCATTGTCTGGCCTTAAGTCTGACATGATTAAGGACAGCTAAAAATAACTAAATCTTtttcatgtcattttagtgATGCAAATGAAGGATCTTTAAAATTTGGAAATTACACTGTCTATGGTGAGAATAAAAGTTCTACATTATGGCCCTAAAGGAAGACCCCATTCTCATCTCCATactctaaaaaaaaagtttgcacaATTTTGTGAATCTGTCACTAAACATTTATGTTATGTTGCTGCTTTAAATAAAAGCGGACTTACTTGACAGGGCTTCCAAATAGGCAAAGTTCTGCATCTGTTGACAAAATCGAAAATAAAATGGATGATTAAAATGTGCAGAGGACATGGGTCAAACTTTAAATAGGAGGGGGGAAAAGGTGATTGTTCAGATGTTAATAACAGGAGTCATTTGTTTACCTTGTATGCTGGGTCAGGGGTGTCTCCTGACAGCTTCGACGTTTCAGGCTCAACATGCCGACGCGGGAGTTTGGACTGCAGCTCGGACCGCAGCTCCATCACAACCATCAGTCCGCCGGCAGCCACAGCTGCCACTGTCACGAACAGACAAATGACTGAACCGACGAGAAAAACGTCCAGGCAGCTTCCACGGCGGCGGCTGCTCTTCTGGAGAGACTCAATGTCCATTTCTTTATCTTGGTGTCCCATCAATCGGCAGGATGCCTGAGCTTCAGGGAGACTGTTCAAACCGTACAGTTTTTAGACTCAGTGAACAAAAGGCTTTAGAAGTTGTAAAGCTCCAGATGTTCGGGGGTTTACCTCCACAAAGATAGTCCTCTTGATATCACACAGCCCAGTCCGCGTCTTAATGTGAATGTCGCGTCTGTGAGCACCATGATGGCTTTTTATACtatacagtagcctactagGCTGTACACACAGTTTCAGACACGGAGGAAAAACGCGGAAGTCATGGATTTCCCTCTCGCCTCCTCACACACACCCCCCTCCTCCGCTGCATGAAAGCAAGTTGAGAAAACGAGACGGAGACTTTCCGCGGCTCTCCCTGCGATTGCGCAAAAACTGCTGTGCGGTGGAAAACGAAAGGGAGAGAAAATGCGCATCCACCAGCCTCACTACATTCCGAGAGAGTCAAAAGCTCGCCCTTTACACTTCGAACCTCACACGTCTGCCAAAAGTGGCACAATGgagataataaaaacataatgtgaAGGTGGACTTGATTCCCTTATTGGAAAAGTATTTTTGGCAAGTACATGTAGGCCTAGAAGAGAACCAGGTGTGCGTACGGTTGCGCGCATGCATGAGATGCAATGGGATAGGGTGGGGCACTTGTCAAGAGTAGATGTCATCATCAAACTAAAGAAAGCTCACAGCGTCACTCCTGCAGGTTCATATAGGCCTACCTGACGTGCCAGAACAAATCAGAATGTACATTTTGCGGTTGTGCAAAAACATATGGGAATCCCCCATTGTAGTGTAGCGTGTAGTAGGCCtatggtggtgtgtgtgtgtgtgtgtgtgtgtgtgtgtgtgtgtgtgtgtgtgtgtgtgtgtgcgtgcgtgcgtgcgtgtgtgtgtgtgcagcccgGTCTCacgattaagaataacgttgacatttacacgaactgccgtgagaccaggttggtgtgtgagagagagagagagagagagagaaagagctgcAGGTATCccaagacataaaaaaaactagCCAACAGCCCCCACATCATGtgtgagagagggggagacagaaaaGGTGAGGGAAAGGGGATGATAGGGAAAGTGATTTCATTATGTTCATGTAGCCCGTGGAATTAGATGCCACACAGGACACAATTAGCTATATCTgggtttttgtggcttttttaggtcattttatcaTTGACCACAATTGCAACAAGTCATTTTATCAGAGTGCTTAAGCTACTGCGTTTGTTTGAAGAACAGCTCATGTgcttaccatttttttttttttttgcagtttttaaCACCAAAATGACTTAAAAGAAATAACACTACTTAAAAACTAGACACCATCTTGTGATGGGATCACACCAGCTGCAGCACCAAATCAAGCCAgggcaaaatgtgtgtgttgcgGGAGGGGGCAGCAAAGGCCCCTTCCCTACTTTCCACCGCCTATTTTTGGTGCCCTTGCTTTAAAAGGGaactatgcctttttttttagcttaatttaccttaactgaaaaTCTTCGGAGTCGTTGGAATggctatatgactttttttttcttggaacTTTTGGCCggcgatgtaacaaattgcttcatggcactgcacacacacgcccattcaggaactgGCTAACAAGGAAGCAATGGAGTTTTCCACACTattgtcatggctgagccggcaaaaaagaagcagaaagctaggaaagcattgtcggaggaacagagaaagaggaaacggcagactgaccgagcgaagGAGTCAGACacgtaaacataggagctgccaaatatctattctgaagctgtaggggaagctctatagagaaacctgcgagcaaaaagcgagGAAATGGCTAAAACTGCATAGCACCCCTTTAACCACATCTATTTTGGAACTCAGCCTTCATTTGAATTGCTACACACCTGTTTTGTGACTGCATCTTGTACATTTGTGATGACAAAACTATAGTTCCCGCTTCAGTAGATGTCTCCAGGACCCCACTTACCACTAACAagactcaaaatagcaccacacttcaacggtagcatattGAGGGTCCCCACATGTAAAcggaagcattgagaactttgtaagtgtacagacagtttattgaaaacatagattataaagacagaaTTGTTTAATTCATGTTTAAAGTTATGAGTAGTCGAATCACAAATGCTTTAAGTTCAAACTGATGTTATTACAATTATAGTGTATGCTCATTATGCATATGGCCgctgaagtgtggtgctattttgagccttgttagtggtagaAAATAGTGATTTACCATGTGCCCCgaaaggtaacgttagcagctaaccaccggtttgccggtagcttgtttaaagctagaaatgcattcgattagcatgaaacatgtcccagagaacggtcgactaggtacacatatgttattaacccctaggtacattttgcgccagaattgtcctttaacactcacccatccaccccgaccaactCCCTACGCGGTCAGCCACGTTCTTATACAGCGGCCGCCAATGTAGTGAatacattaacaacaacaaaaacataaaatgcttacaaattacagtgcttaaagtgcccatattatgctcattttcaggttcataattcataattgtattttgaggttgtaccagaataggtttacatggttacattttcaaaaaacaccatatttttgttgtactgcacattgctgcagctactcttttcaccctgtgttgagctctctgttttagctacagagtgaggcatcacattcctatcccatctttgttgggagacgCACATGCGCattagctaggtaaggactactagctagttactactactagctagctagcagacaagggacatgtaagtagttctgtACAATTCTTttgtctcccggctaatcctgccttgtactgagaaacagctagctgatgtggtattagctaaagtggttagcacacaccaaatgtttcggccGATGACGTAGACGGCCCTGCTGATTTGGACCAGCTCtcccagagactgaaggcaggatacattcagaaacctgtatctcactcaaaacagcatggatgttttttgttCCAAGTTTGTAAAGTTTGGAAGgaccaaaaacacaaaataacaccccaaatcccagaaaaagtgattttttttataatatggaCACTTTAACTTTTGAACAATGGTTAATGAGAACAGGCTGCAATATGTGGCTGAATGGGAATAAATCCCTATAATCAGGATCCAAAATCATGTGGAAAGCCTTCAAAGAAGATTGGAGGTTGTTTTAGCAACAGATCAATGCCCTCAAGTCTAACACCTTTTTGCAAGAAGGGAATAGTGGCAAAGAACAATCAATGAGAATAGTGACAATGACAAAAACCTTCCAACTGATAGCAAGCTTAAAAGTAGCCCAACCCAGGTCAAGAAAATACAGTAATGTGTCCCTCTACTATACATCAACCTCTATGAGACAGAGTTTATAATCCTTTTTGTTTCTGTCTATAAATATCAATTTCACGCAGATAACAACATCTCCTTAAGGTACTGTGTTCAacctataccgtggccttcgggggagcccactttttccACGAGTCCTTGCAACTTAATGACTTACAAGTGTATCCGCTACAGGATTCaccctatcatactttatcaacaggagtagataggtcaaatagcaaacagccagtctataaacaaagcatcaggctgtcgttgagatttcacatgaacaacagttaaagttactcaggctaccgaagaataccagaattcctccaTTCAATTACACCTTAGCGACGCACCctaagcttccatccttaacaaacagccatgtatatgggctcttccagtctctccactgctggctgttccaatttaacgggagagagaggagcaagaggggttaggatcatcttcagccagagaggacattatttcttcatcttcttcttgcgttgtcaccccggtgggagatgtgctaacagggcttgcaacaggtgaattagtcgtgctattaacgtcatcgctacacaatttcttaatTTCTTCCAACAATTTCTTCTcaaatctttgagttaacatgtagcc is a window from the Perca fluviatilis chromosome 1, GENO_Pfluv_1.0, whole genome shotgun sequence genome containing:
- the LOC120571862 gene encoding uncharacterized protein LOC120571862, which produces MGHQDKEMDIESLQKSSRRRGSCLDVFLVGSVICLFVTVAAVAAGGLMVVMELRSELQSKLPRRHVEPETSKLSGDTPDPAYKMQNFAYLEALSSKLKNSTMHWAPVHYAAGRSVGSNFWFDAEQHWLKAKQVGTYFMYIELNLTCTYNCNAGILRVNVGDKLTCEVKLPALADSTPVSRQCWTVSQLNEEKLFTQMIVPKGLENWKLELSGSKLGMFLVD